The window CCCCCGGTCCGGTGTGGACGCCGCTCATCCCCTCCACGCTCGGGGAGAAGGGCGCGGAGGGCTTCGGCAAGCAGTCGCCCATGGGACGGGCCGCGGACCCGGACGAGATCGCGCCCTCCTACGTCTTCTTCGCCAGCGAACGGCTGTCGTCGTACTACACCGGCGAGACCCTGGCCCCGACCGGCGGGGAGATCCAGGCGAGCTGAGCCGGGGGAGGGGCGGGGCCGCGGTTCCCGTCCCCTCCCACGCCCGGCGGCCAGGGGGGGCGGCCACGGGCCCGGGGGGCGCTGGCGCCCGGCTGGTCCGCCCGGCTCGCCCGCCCTCCCCGCACGTGCCTTCACGACGTGTGCCTTCCCAACGCAGGAAGAAGCCCCTCCCGGACGGAGCTCGGGAGGGGCTGCCTGGGATGAGCCGACGGCGTGTCCGGCCGGGATGGCGTCAGGAGCGCGCCTTGGCGGTGCGGCGGTCGTTCTCCTTGCGCAGCGCCTCGACCAACTGGTCCTTGTTCATGTTCGAGCGCCCCTGGACGCCGAGCTTCTTCGCCTGCTCGTAGAGGTGCTCCTTGCTGGCGTTGGCGTCCACTCCCCCGGCGGTCTTCTTGTCCTTACCGCGTCCGCGCGCGGCCTTGGGGTTGGACGCCTGCTCGTCCGAGGGGCCCGAGCGCTGCTTGGGCACCCAGCGGTCGCCCTGCTTCTCGAATTCGTGCTTGACCGCCGCGAAGGCGACGCGGTGTGCGCGCTCGCCCTCCCCGTACTCCTCCACAGCGGAGTCGTGCGCCTTGATCCAGGTGCGTTGGGCCTTCTTCGGAGACCGCTGGAGGGTCGACGGAAGTTCGCTTGCACCGGGCATGGTCATCACTCCCTCGTCGTGCGCCTACACGGTCCGCCTGCCCGGGGAGGGACCGCCAAAACACCGCGGCCCGCCGGTGCGGCGAGGGGTCGGGACGCCGGTGCTACGGGAACCGGTGCCCCGAGGGCACCACGAGCGCACCCGGGTCACCGGGTGGCCGCACGTCCCCCTCTCCCCCCGCGAGCTGGGCTCCGTCACTACTGGTGATTCAACGGATGCACGTTTACCGAAACGACACCATAGTGAATCCACGGCCGAAGGGAGCCGGTCACCCGGCCCCCTCCTCCGCCACCGAGAGGCGGGGCGGCCACCGCCGACCACTGCGGGTGCCCATATGGTTACCTTACGGTAATGTCGGCTTTCCCCCCACGGGAGACCCTTGGTCCGCGAACACCGCGAGGTGCGCGGATTCCCGCTGCACGAGAAAAAGGAAAAACCGTGCGAACATACCCCCTTTCCCCCGAAGAGACCGACGGCGCACAACACGGCCCCCGCTCCCGCGTGGCCCGGTTCGCCGCCCGCGCGGGTATGACCCTGGCGCTCACCGCCGGGCTGACCGGCGTCGTCGTCTCCCCGGCCCAGGCCGCCAACCCGTACGAGCGCGGCCCCGCGCCGACCGAGTCGAGCGTCACCGCCGAGGAGGGCTACTTCGACACCGACGAAGAGAGCGTGTCCTCGCTGGTGAGCGGGTTCGGCGGCGGCACGATCTACTACCCCACCGACACCAGCGAGGGAACGTTCGGCGGCGTCGTCATCGCGCCCGGCTACACGGCGAGCCAGTCCTCGATGGCGTGGATGGGCCACCGGATCGCCTCGCAGGGCTTCGTGGTGTTCACGATCGACACCAACACCCGCTACGACCAGCCCGACAGCCGGGGACGCCAGATCGAGGCCGCCCTGGACTACCTGGTCGACGACAGCGACGTGTCCGACCAGGTGGACGGCGACCGCCTGGCCGTCATGGGCCACTCGATGGGCGGCGGCGGCACGCTCGCGGCCGCCGAGGACCGGCCGGAGCTGCGCGCGGCGATTCCGCTGACCCCCTGGCACCTCCAGAAGGACTGGTCGGACGTCGAGGTGCCCACGATGATCATCGGCGCGGAGAACGACAGCATCGCGTCGGTCAACTCGCACTCCATCCCGTTCTACGAGAGCCTGGACGGCGACCTGGAGCGCGCCTACCTGGAGCTGGAGGGCGCGAGCCACTTCGCGCCCAACCTCTCCAACACGATCATCGCCAGGTACAGCATCTCCTGGCTCAAGCGCTTCGTCGACGAGGACGAGCGCTACGAGCAGTTCCTGTGCCCGCCGCCCGACACCGGGTTCTTCTCCGACTTCTCGGACTACCGGGACTCCTGCCCGCACATCACCTGACCCCGCACCGGCGCCGCGGGGCCGCTCCGGCCCCGTGGTCTCCGGAACCGCGACACGGCGGCGGCCCGGCGGACCCTCCCCCGGGCCGCCGCCCGTGTGTTCGGGCAGGAAGGCCGTCCTCACCGACGAGCACGGACGGGAACACCGTCCACGGGCTCCGGTCAACGCGCAAGCCGAGGGTGGTGTCGTTGGCGGTGGTTGTGGCTGTGGCGGCACCAAAGGCGGCGGGTGTCCGGGGACTCCGATCAACGCCCTGGTTGCGGGTGGTGGCCGAAGGCAGCGGCACCAGCTGCCGCGAGGTGGTGCGGGGGGGGTGACCAACGGTCGGTGTTCGGGGATGGTGGGGCTCTGCTGCGGTGGCAGCGAAGGCGGCGGGTGTCGGGGGCTCCACTCAACGACCTGGTTGCGGGTGGTGGCCGAAGGCAGCGGCGTCAGCTGCCGCGAAGTGGCCCGGGAGGGCGATCAACGCTTGTTGTGCGCGCGTGGTGAGGCTTTGCTGCGTTGGCACCAAAGGCGGCGGGGCTGGCGGGCCTTGGGCAGCGGTGCCGGCCCCCGGGGCGAGGGTGGGCGACGGTGGCAGCGACCACAGTGGGCGCGGGGCCCGGGCCTCCTGTCGGGCGCGGGCATGCCGGGGACCGGCACGACTCGGGGAGTCATTTTCGGGGTGGGGGAACCGGAATCCTGTCGGGCGGATGGTGCCGTTCCTGCTGTCGGTGTGTGCGCAGTTCGCGTTGGTACTTGGCCCGGTTGTGCGGCCCGCACAGCGGTTGGAGGTTGGCGACCACCGTGCGCCCTCCTCGGGAGAACGACTGCACGTGGTCGGCTTGGCACAACGCCACCGGTACCTCACATCCGCCCGGGTGGGCGCAGGTGGCGTGTCCGTGGAAGGCGGCGGTGCGTTGGCGGGTTGAGGCCAGGCGGCGGCTGTGGCCCACATCCAGCACCTGTCCGGTGGGGGGTGCGGTGAGCATCCGCACCACCTCGGAATCGGCGGCGAGTTCGTGGACCAGCCCGACCGGAATCACTCGACCGTGCTCGTCCAACGCCGGAACCTCCTGGCCTTGGGCGTCCAGGTAGGTCTGCACGGGCACCACGATGCGGATCTGCGCCAATGGAGCCGGAGCGTTGGCGCATCCGGTGTGGGTGGTGGCGAAACGCAGCGCCGCGATGAGCGCGTCGTGCTCACGCTGGGACCGGGACCGGGTGTCACCTTCCCCGGATGGGGTGGTGAAGGTGTCGATGGCCGCGCGCACGATCAACGCATCCCCAGACCCACCCCAGGCCTGGAGCTGGTAGCTGCCCTGGAACGTGTCATGCACCGTCAGCCCGCGGGCCGCGTGAGCAGCTTCGTGGTCGCGGTCCAGGCGGTGGGGGTCCAAACGGTAGGCGACCTGGCGGGCCACCGACTGGAGCTGGTTGACCGACAACGCAGGCCGCTCCGCCTTCGCGGCCACCAGGGCGGACTCAAACCCGTGCCGGTACTCCCCCTCATCGGGAAAGTGGTCCTCATCGCGGGTCTGGACGGCTTTGTCGGTGGCCTTGGCGATCGCCACCGCCTCACCCAACACCACCCTGCCCTCAGCTACTGCTTGGGCAGTGGCGGGCAGCGTCTCCTCCTGCACGTGCTGGGCCAAACGAGCCAAATCCTTGGCCTGAGCGGTGGGCATCGTGCCGTGGTGCACCAACCACTTGTCCAGCGTGGAGTAGCCGCTGTAGCGGGCGACCTCACCGCGCGCGTACAGGCGCGCCATCTGCGCCAACGCCTGATACCGGATCTGATCCAGCTGCGCCCACAGCGCCGCGATCTCCTCAGCGGCGGCCTCATCGGCCCCGGGCGGCACTTCGGCGTTCAACGCCTGGTGGATGATCTCGCGCGCACCGGCCAGCGCGGCCACGGCCGGGGAACATTCCCCGGGGGCCGCCTCGTGCGCTGCGATCATCATCTCCATACTTCTTATTATAGGCCAGCGTCCGCCATTTCTCCACTATTCACAGCATCAATGGCTGACTTTCTTTCCGGAGACTGATTTTGCTTCTTCTACCACAATTAGACCGGACTCAAAAGGCGTCCGAAAATGTGGCCCAGAATGTCACCTTAGCCTTGGCGCGATCGTCGCCCGCGCTGACCACGGGGGCCGGGGTCGTTGCCCGAGGCCGGAGGGTCCGCTTGCCGTTGGTGCCGACGCAGCAGAGCCCGACCACTCCTAAGCCCCGGGCGTTGGTCGCCCTCCGGTGGCCGCTCACGCCTTTGGTGCCGCTGTTCGTCGGCCAACCGCACCCCCACCCAACGCGCACCGTTTTCCGCAGGCCATCCCACTTCGCGGCAGCTGGCGCGCTTTCGTTGCCGCCAGAAACCCCCAGCAGGAATGGCGTAGGGAGGGGCCCTGAAGACGGCCCCTCCCTACCCTTCAATTCATTACCCCCGTGAGCACAGGGCGCTTAAGGGCATGCCAAAACCTCCGTGGGTGGGATCCCCCCTATTTCCAGGAAACCATCACCACCCCACCCGCGACCAGCCCCGATGTGCGCCTGTGGAAAACGCGGCCTTACAAAGACCGCCCCACTCATGGAGAGCACCGACCCGCAGTGACCATCCACTCGCGGAGACCACCGATTCGCAGTGACCACCGATCCGCAGTGACCACCGTCCCGCGGGGACCACCACTCTCCGAACCCGTCCGGACCCATCCAGACCCATCCGAGCTCAGTCGTGGAAGACCAGCTCGTCCGGGCCGAGGGCCGTGAAGTCGGCCTCCTCGATGGGGCCGCCCTCGCGGTCGGTCACACGGGGCTCCTGGACCATCTCGATGCTGCCGCCCGACTCGTACCGGACGACGTAGACGCCCTGGTGGCCGCCGTGGTCACCGTCTCCGGAGGCGAAGGGGACGGGGCTGGGGCCCTGCCACTCCTGGGACTCCAGGGCGTCGACGAGCGACTGGCGGGTGAGGTCCTCGCCCGCCGACCTGAGAGCCTGGGCGAACATGACGGCCTGGGTCATGCCGAAGACGTGCGTGTTGGTGATCGTGCCGCCCTCCCCGTACTCCTCGTACACGTCGATGAAGAACCGGGCCCACTCGTCGTCCTCGTCCTCCACGCGCGGCATGTAGCTCGTGATGAGCATGCCTTCGAGGAACTCGTCGGCGGGCACGCCCTCGGCGTCGGTGTCCTGCGTGAACTCCGCCAGCAGGCCCTGGAGGGTGGCGGTGTCGCCGCCGATGCTGGAGACCACCCACTGGGGCTCGTAGCCGATGCTGGCCGCCTCCAGCATGCCGAGCGCGACGAACGCCGGGATGCAGGAGCACACGACCACCTCGGCCCCGGTGCGCTCCAGTTCGGCGATCTGGGCGCTGAGGTCGGGCACCTCGGATTCGTAGTGCTCCCGGGCCACGACCTCGTCGCCGAGGTACTGGTCGAGCCCGGTCTGGGAGTCCTCGCCGACGTCGTCGTTCTGGAACAGGTAGCCGACGCTCTGGTCGGGGAAGTTCGCCGCGATGTACTCGCCCTGGATCTTCGCCTCCTTGGTGTAGTCGGTCTGCCAGCCGTAGGTCAGCGGGTGCTCGTCGGGGTTGTTCCACGCCAGGGCGCCCGAGGACGGGAAGACATCGGGCACGCCCTCCTCGTTGAGGTAGTCGAGGACGCTGCTGTGCGTGGGCGTGCCCAGACCGCCCACCATCGCAAAGATCTCGTCCTCGATGACCAGCTGCCGGGTCACGTCGATCGTCCGCGCGGGGTCGTAGGCGTCGTCCTCGACCCGGTAGTCGATCTCGCGCCCGTTCACGCCGCCCTGGGCGTTGACGTACTCGAACACGGCGCGGGCGCCCTGGGAGACCGCGAGGTAGCCGGGGGCCGCGGGCCCGGTCAGGGGCTGGTGGGAGCCGATGACGACGGCGTCGTCGGTGACGCCGGTGGAGACGTTCAGGTCGACCTCGGAGCCCTCGGTGACCTCACCGGCGCCGGTGCAGGCCGTCGCCAGCATCGTCAGGGCCAGGGAGGCCGCCAGGGCGGCCCGGGTTCCGCTGCGGTTGCGCATGGGGTTCTCCTTCTCGGGGGGTGGGGGGTGGAGCGGTGCCGGGCGGGCGGGCGCCCCGGCACCGACTAGCGGGGTCCGGACCCGGCGGGTCCGAGGCGTGCGGTCAGGCGCTGGAGCGCGCCGTGGATTCCCAGGGGCCAGAAGCGCAGGACGAGGATGAGGACCACGCCGAAGAACACGATCGGGAGGTTGTTCTCCGCGTCGCGGCTCAGGCCCAGGGTTCCGGCCAGGTCGGCGACCCAGACCTCCAGGTAGACGATGGCGACCGCGGCCCACAGCGCGCCCCACAGGCTGCCGATGCCGCCCAGGACGAG is drawn from Nocardiopsis dassonvillei subsp. dassonvillei DSM 43111 and contains these coding sequences:
- a CDS encoding ABC transporter substrate-binding protein, with protein sequence MRNRSGTRAALAASLALTMLATACTGAGEVTEGSEVDLNVSTGVTDDAVVIGSHQPLTGPAAPGYLAVSQGARAVFEYVNAQGGVNGREIDYRVEDDAYDPARTIDVTRQLVIEDEIFAMVGGLGTPTHSSVLDYLNEEGVPDVFPSSGALAWNNPDEHPLTYGWQTDYTKEAKIQGEYIAANFPDQSVGYLFQNDDVGEDSQTGLDQYLGDEVVAREHYESEVPDLSAQIAELERTGAEVVVCSCIPAFVALGMLEAASIGYEPQWVVSSIGGDTATLQGLLAEFTQDTDAEGVPADEFLEGMLITSYMPRVEDEDDEWARFFIDVYEEYGEGGTITNTHVFGMTQAVMFAQALRSAGEDLTRQSLVDALESQEWQGPSPVPFASGDGDHGGHQGVYVVRYESGGSIEMVQEPRVTDREGGPIEEADFTALGPDELVFHD
- a CDS encoding alpha/beta hydrolase family protein, translating into MRTYPLSPEETDGAQHGPRSRVARFAARAGMTLALTAGLTGVVVSPAQAANPYERGPAPTESSVTAEEGYFDTDEESVSSLVSGFGGGTIYYPTDTSEGTFGGVVIAPGYTASQSSMAWMGHRIASQGFVVFTIDTNTRYDQPDSRGRQIEAALDYLVDDSDVSDQVDGDRLAVMGHSMGGGGTLAAAEDRPELRAAIPLTPWHLQKDWSDVEVPTMIIGAENDSIASVNSHSIPFYESLDGDLERAYLELEGASHFAPNLSNTIIARYSISWLKRFVDEDERYEQFLCPPPDTGFFSDFSDYRDSCPHIT
- a CDS encoding ChaB family protein, which produces MPGASELPSTLQRSPKKAQRTWIKAHDSAVEEYGEGERAHRVAFAAVKHEFEKQGDRWVPKQRSGPSDEQASNPKAARGRGKDKKTAGGVDANASKEHLYEQAKKLGVQGRSNMNKDQLVEALRKENDRRTAKARS
- a CDS encoding HNH endonuclease signature motif containing protein, with product MIAAHEAAPGECSPAVAALAGAREIIHQALNAEVPPGADEAAAEEIAALWAQLDQIRYQALAQMARLYARGEVARYSGYSTLDKWLVHHGTMPTAQAKDLARLAQHVQEETLPATAQAVAEGRVVLGEAVAIAKATDKAVQTRDEDHFPDEGEYRHGFESALVAAKAERPALSVNQLQSVARQVAYRLDPHRLDRDHEAAHAARGLTVHDTFQGSYQLQAWGGSGDALIVRAAIDTFTTPSGEGDTRSRSQREHDALIAALRFATTHTGCANAPAPLAQIRIVVPVQTYLDAQGQEVPALDEHGRVIPVGLVHELAADSEVVRMLTAPPTGQVLDVGHSRRLASTRQRTAAFHGHATCAHPGGCEVPVALCQADHVQSFSRGGRTVVANLQPLCGPHNRAKYQRELRTHRQQERHHPPDRIPVPPPRK